ATACTGCGGTAACGGCTTCGCTGGCAGTATGGTTTTAAGTAAAACGTATAGCCATTGGCAATACCATCATGACAGAAAAAGAACATACCGTACAACATTATCTCAACCTGGCAGGGCGCGCAGGAAGAGGTAAATTCAAAATCTATATCGGCATGAGCGCCGGTGTGGGAAAGACTTACCGCATGTTGCAGGAAGCACATGCCATGTTGAGAAACGGTATCAATATCCAGATAGGTTATATAGAAACACATGGGCGTGCGGAAACGCATGCCCTGCTGGATGGCTTACCGGCTATACCACGCAAACAGGTATTCTACAAAGGCAAGATGCTGGAAGAAATGGATGTCAATACCATCCTGTTGCTATCGCCACAATGGGTGGTGGTGGACGAACTGGCGCATACCAATATCCCCGGCTCCAAAAATGAAAAACGCTGGCAGGATGTTATGGAGCTGTTGAACAACGGCATCAATGTATTATCTGCTGTTAATATCCAGCACATTGAAAGTATAAATCAGCAGGTGAAGTCCATCACCGGCGTGGAAGTGACGGAACGGGTTCCAGACAGCATGCTGCAAATGGCCGACGAGGTGGTAAATATCGACCTGACTGCCGACGAGCTGATCACACGTTTGAAAGAAGGTAAGATCTACGATCAGTCGAAAGTAGAGATGGCGTTGCGCAACTTCTTCCAGGCGGAGAAGATCCTGCAACTGCGTGAGCTGGCGCTGAAAGAAGTAACCACACAGGTAGAGCGGAAAGTAGAAACGGAAATTCCCCGTAGTCAGCAGATGCGGCATGAAAGCTTTCTTGCCTGTATTTCTACTAATGATGAAGTGGCGCGGAAAGTGATCCGCAAAACGGCGCGGCTGGCAGCTTACTATCATGCGGACTGGTTCGTGTTGTATGTACAAACACCCGGTGAAAGTGCGGATAAGATTGCACTGGCGGCGCAGCGGCATCTTATTAATAACCTGAAACTGGCCACAGAACTGGGCGCAGAGGTAATACGGGAGCAACATGCCAGCATATCGGAGGCTATCATTAATATTGCAGTGGATAAGCGGATTACAACGGTATGCATCGGAAAGCCACACATCAGTCTTTTTCGTATTATTGTGCGGACTAGCCTGTTTAACCAGTTGTTGAAAACACTTTCCTCCAACGATATAGATCTTATCATATTATCATGAGCACACTCAGGTTAAAAACGAAGATCACACTGGGGGTATTATTCCTCTATCTTATGTTGCTGTTAGTTAGCGCACTGGGATTTTACTATCTCCATGGGCTAAACGAAAAGGCAAAGATTATCCTGAAAGATAACTATGAATCACTTGAATACGCCAAGAATATGCTGGTGGCGCTGGAACAACTATCTGTCAACCGGAATGCTGCCCTTGAAACCATCTCAAAAAATCTGCAACAACAACAGCATAATGAAACAGAACCGGGAGAAACAGCTGCTACAAATGAGTTGACAAAACTGTTGCAACGGATAAAAACGGATTCACTCCACAACAGCGATGCGGATGTTGCTGCCATGAAGAAAAGCATTTTTGTGATCATGGATCTCAATATGGCAGCAATAGTAGGTAAGCATGAACGGGTGAAACATACAGCAGATAATGCGTTGGTGTATATTGCCATTATCAGTGGTATCTGTTTTTTGCTGGGCTTCACCTTTGTATATAATTTCCCCGGCTATATAGCCAATCCTATCCATGAGCTGACAGAAGGTATCAAAGGCATTGCAGACAAGCAATACAGCAAGCGGTTGTATTTTAATAAAGGTGATGAATTCGGGGAGCTCGCCACGGCCTTCAATACAATGGCGCAGCGGCTGGATGACTATGAGCATAGTAACCTGGCACGCATCACTTTTGAAAAGCAACGTGCGGAAGCGGTGATCAGCAGTTTGAAAGATGCCACCATCGGCTTTGATGTGAAAAATACGATCCTGTTTGCCAATACGCAGGCTTTGCAGCTGCTCAATACACCGGAGAAAGAACTGGTGGGACACGCCGCGGAAGAAGTGGGAAAACACAACGACCTGCTGAATTTCCTGGTAAACACACAGGAGAATGTACCCTTAAAAATAGTTGTTGATGGCAAAGAGTGTTTCTTTACCCGCGAAGTAGCCGACATCCGGCATGAAGAAAAACGTTTAGGCTATGTCGTTATATTGAAGAACATCACTTCTTTTAAGGAGCATGATCTCGCTAAAACGCATTTCATCGCAACAATCTCGCATGAATTAAAAACGCCGCTCGCCTCTTCTGATTTCAGCATTAAAATCCTGGAAGATGAGCGCACCGGACATCTCACCAAAGAACAACGGGAACTGATTGAGAGCATGAAACAGGATAACCGGCGTATGATTAAAATAGTGAGTGAGCTGCTGGACCTGTCGCAGGTGGAGAGTGGTAATATCCAGCTACAACCGCAGCCGGTAGCGGCGCTGAATATCGTACAATATGCTATGGATACCGTGCAGCAGCAAGCGGCGCAGCGGGAAATTACTATCCGGCAGCAGGTACCGGATACGCTGCCGCAGGTAATTGCGGATGTGGAAAAAACAGCCTGGGTGCTGGTGAATCTGCTGACGAATGCCATCCGTTATTCTACGGCCAGAACATCCATTGATCTAACGGTAACGGTTACTGCTACAAATATGTTGTCTTTTGCGGTGCAGGATTTTGGCAAAGGAATTCCGCTTGCTTTCCGTGACAGAATATTTGAGCGGTTTTTCCAGGTGCCGGGTATGAAGGGACATAAAGGAAGCGGTTTGGGGCTGGCTATTTCAAAAGAATTTATTGAAGCGCAAGGTGGTGTTATTGGTGTAAAAAGTGAAGAAGGTAAAGGCAGCCTGTTCTGGTTTACGTTGCCCATTGCTTAGGAGGATGCAGTGAGTTTCCTCACCTGTTCTTCAATGAGTGGTCTGTAGCGATTGAAGAGTGCAGCCATTTCATTTATCTTCCGGGGTATTTCCTGGAGGTTGTTTTGTAACCGGGCGTCTCTTTCTACGCTGCGGGCAAGTTGTACGGCTTCGTGCATGCGCACAATATCAAAGTTGGACTTTAGTTGATGTGCCAGCATAAAAGCGTCTTCCCATTTTTCTTCCTGAACGAGTACGTTTAATTCGGCGAGTTTTTCGGGGACAACTTTTATCAGCTCTTCCAGGAGTAGTTTCACATTTTCTCTATCATTGGAAACCATTTCAAAAACAAACTTGAAATCAATCGGCAATAGTGGCATAGCAGCGGTTTTTTGTTTTTCTATCGGGTGGGGTACGGCTTCGCCGATACCCATCAGGATCTTTTGGAACAGTTCTTCGGGTTCAAAGGGTTTTGAAACATAATCATTCATGCCGGCTTCCAGGCAGCGTTCTTTTTCTCCTTCCAGTGCGGAAGCCGTAACGGCTATTACGCAGGTTTGTATGCCAGTGTTGCGGATGATGCGGGTGGCTTCGTAGCCGTCCATTCCGGGCATTTGCAGATCCATAATGATGCAGTCATATGGCTTGCTGTTTAGCAATTCCAGGGCTGCGTTGCCGGTGCCTGCAATGTCGGCATTGGCGCCACCATATTGCAGGGTATACAAGGCTACCTGTTGGCTTATTGTATTGTCTTCTACTACGAGGATTGTTTTTCCGAGCAGTGGTTTCCCGGCTATGCTGCGTGGGCTTCTTTCCTGTTTGGATGGTGGTGGAAAAGGGTTCCTGGTAAAAGGTAGTTCGAAGTAAAACAGGGACCCTTCGCCGACCTCACTCTGCACGCCGAGGACGCCATGTTGCAATGCTATCAGTTCCTTACAGATGGCCAGTCCCAGCCCGGTGCCGCCAAATTCGCGGTTGTTGCTGCTATGGCTTTGGGAAAAGCTCTCAAAGATGATACTTTGTTTATCTGCAGGGATGCCTATGCCGGTATCTTTTATTTCAAAACGCAATTGTATCCGGGAGTTATCCTTGTCTGTGCCTGCAAGCGATATTTTTACACTGACAGACCCGGTATTGGTGAATTTAATGGCATTTTCGACCAGGTTGATCAGTACCTGGCTGAGTCGTCCCGCATCGCCCAGGAGGTGAGCGGGAATGTCTTTATCTATCTCTGTAAAAAAATAAATTTTCTTTTTTTCTGCCTGTAATTTCAGCGGAAATAAAGTGTTATCTGTTACTTCATAGATGTTGAAGGGTTCACTGTTGACTTGCAGTTTGCCGGCTATAATTTTGGAGAAATCAAGAATTTCGTTGATGATCACCAGCAGGTTGGAGGCCGATTTCCTGATAGCGCCTACATATCCTGCCTGTTGTGCGCTGAGGGAGCCATCCTGCAATAGCAGGTGGGTCATACCCACGATGCCATGCATGGGCGTACGGATTTCATGGCTCATGTTGGCGAGAAATACTTCCTGTGCTTTTTTTGCATTTTCGGCCAGCTGTCTTGCCTCCTGTTCCTGGCGGATGTAATTCATCTTTTCCGTAAAATCTGTTCCTATGCTGCATATTCCGATCATCTCATTATTTGCATTGCGCAAAGGGAATTTGGTGATCATGAAATGATATGTTTTACCATTTGCGGTAATAGTTTCTTCCAGTTTTTCCCTTCCGCTTCCTGCCAATATTTTCCGGTCTGATTCTGCATAGCGGGCTATCCAGGGGTAGTCGAGATCGGCATCTGTCTTACCGATAATATCATTTTTGTCTACCTGCATTATCTCCGCGAAGCGGTTATTTACGAGCAGGTATTTACCGGGCATATCTTTCACGAACATCATGGAGGGCATATAGTCGAGAATGGCTTCCAGCCGCTTTTGCAGGTATGCGAGGTGTTCATCATTCCTGCGTTCATTATCTATATCTTTTACAATACATTGAAATTCCTTTACGGTGCCATCGTCGTGGCGTATAACGGTGGCGAGTTGTTCCACCCATTTCTTTGCGCCTGTTTTGGTAATGATTTCAAACTCTTTGGAGGAGTAATCTTCCCCGCTTTCTTTTTGTAGTTGGTAGAATGCCTGGAGGTCTTCATACACCTCATCTTCCAGGAAAATGGAGTAATGTTTTCCTATGAGGGCGTGACCGGGATAGCCGGTAATGTCTGCCGCGCGTTGGCTTACATAGGTGAAGTGGCCGTTGCTGCTGGCTTTGAAGATAATTTGTTCTGCTTCTTCCGCAAGCCGTTTAAATGATTGTTCACTTTTTAACAGGTTGTTGCCCCAGGTTTTTATTTTTTTAAAGAGATTAAATATATATCTGGCTTCGCCAGATAAAATAATGAGCGTGAAGATGCTGATGAGCAATGTAAACCAGAAGGAGTAGTTGGTGTAGCGGGAATCTTTGTCTACCCTTTGGATGAGCAGTTGTTGTTCTGTTTGCAGGAAGTTGTTGAGTAGGTTTTGTATGCTGGTGTTGCGTGTTGTTGTTTGGGGAGCACTGATGAGTTGTCTTGCTTTTTCCGGTTGCAGCGTGGCGGTTTGCAGTACCATCCTGGTGTAGGTCACTTTTTCCTGTAGCAGTTGCTGGATTGTAACCAGTTTTTTTTCCTGTGCAGTATTATTTTGCTCCAGCGTCATCAGCCGTTGGAGGAGCTGTTGTATGCTGTCTGGTATGGTGCGTTCCAGGGGAGGGAGGGTATTGTCGCTGCTGAGGAGGTACCCTCTTGTGTTGTAGGTGTAGCTATTGTCGAGGGAGGCAATGGCGCGGGCCTGATCGGTGATGATCTGGCTGTTTTTTATCCATGTGGCGGCGTCTTTTGTTCTTTTCTGCACCATCCAGGCATAAAAGACAAAGCCGCTGAGCGCCATGAGCACAGCCACTACCAGGAACAGGACGGTGTATACAATTTTTCTCATTTTGATTGCGTTTCACAGACTCAATACAAGAATTGGCAGGGGTTATGTGCTTGGTAAAGGATTCTTATTTGAAATTAAGGATATTTTACACCAATATTGTTGTTCATCTTGTTCAGTAACATGGAAAGATTATGATGTCAATATTACTTTTTGTGTAACTTCCGCCGTCGGAAGGTTTAATACGGAACATGTTTTTGCAATATTTTAACCAATGCTTTTACAATCATTCCATTAAATTTGCCTAATATTCTTTTTCCTAAGTATTAATATTTTATGAAAAAAATAATTTTTACCCTTGGTCTGATAGCTGTTTCTATAGGTGTGTTTGCACAGGATGGCGGTTCTCCGATGAACAAGGCGGTGAATAGAGCCACCCATTCCAGGGACTTTTTAATGATCCAGTTATCTTATGATGGCTGGGCAGGAGCGCCGGACAGCGTGAAGACGGGTCTCAACAGGGGCTTCAATGTTGCGCTGATGTACGACTTCCCGTTCAAGAAATCTCCGCTGAGTGTGGCAGCAGGTTTGGGTGTTAGTACCAGTGGCGTATACCTGAAGGATCACACCTTTGATATTTCAGGAAAAAGCAATCCTAGTGCAGCTACCTTCCCTGTAAGCACTGCTTCCAAGAAGGTTAAAGTAGCGACTACCTATCTGGAAATTCCGATAGAATTACGTTACCGCAAGGTGCCTGATAATGCCAACAAAGGCTTCAAGGCAGCACTGGGCGTGAAAGTAGGTGCGCTGGTAGATGCGCATACCAAGGCTAAAACAACGGGTGCCAACGGCAGTAAAAATATTGATAAAGATGCTAACAAGGGCTTCTTCAACCCATGGCGTTTCTCGGCTACCGGCCGCGTAGGTTATGGCAATTTTGCCCTGTTTGGCGCTTATTCTCTGAATCCGATGTTGAAAGATAAT
The Chitinophaga sp. MM2321 DNA segment above includes these coding regions:
- a CDS encoding porin family protein — encoded protein: MKKIIFTLGLIAVSIGVFAQDGGSPMNKAVNRATHSRDFLMIQLSYDGWAGAPDSVKTGLNRGFNVALMYDFPFKKSPLSVAAGLGVSTSGVYLKDHTFDISGKSNPSAATFPVSTASKKVKVATTYLEIPIELRYRKVPDNANKGFKAALGVKVGALVDAHTKAKTTGANGSKNIDKDANKGFFNPWRFSATGRVGYGNFALFGAYSLNPMLKDNSNLDIRPYQIGICLSGL
- a CDS encoding ATP-binding protein, which encodes MSTLRLKTKITLGVLFLYLMLLLVSALGFYYLHGLNEKAKIILKDNYESLEYAKNMLVALEQLSVNRNAALETISKNLQQQQHNETEPGETAATNELTKLLQRIKTDSLHNSDADVAAMKKSIFVIMDLNMAAIVGKHERVKHTADNALVYIAIISGICFLLGFTFVYNFPGYIANPIHELTEGIKGIADKQYSKRLYFNKGDEFGELATAFNTMAQRLDDYEHSNLARITFEKQRAEAVISSLKDATIGFDVKNTILFANTQALQLLNTPEKELVGHAAEEVGKHNDLLNFLVNTQENVPLKIVVDGKECFFTREVADIRHEEKRLGYVVILKNITSFKEHDLAKTHFIATISHELKTPLASSDFSIKILEDERTGHLTKEQRELIESMKQDNRRMIKIVSELLDLSQVESGNIQLQPQPVAALNIVQYAMDTVQQQAAQREITIRQQVPDTLPQVIADVEKTAWVLVNLLTNAIRYSTARTSIDLTVTVTATNMLSFAVQDFGKGIPLAFRDRIFERFFQVPGMKGHKGSGLGLAISKEFIEAQGGVIGVKSEEGKGSLFWFTLPIA
- a CDS encoding PAS domain S-box protein — its product is MRKIVYTVLFLVVAVLMALSGFVFYAWMVQKRTKDAATWIKNSQIITDQARAIASLDNSYTYNTRGYLLSSDNTLPPLERTIPDSIQQLLQRLMTLEQNNTAQEKKLVTIQQLLQEKVTYTRMVLQTATLQPEKARQLISAPQTTTRNTSIQNLLNNFLQTEQQLLIQRVDKDSRYTNYSFWFTLLISIFTLIILSGEARYIFNLFKKIKTWGNNLLKSEQSFKRLAEEAEQIIFKASSNGHFTYVSQRAADITGYPGHALIGKHYSIFLEDEVYEDLQAFYQLQKESGEDYSSKEFEIITKTGAKKWVEQLATVIRHDDGTVKEFQCIVKDIDNERRNDEHLAYLQKRLEAILDYMPSMMFVKDMPGKYLLVNNRFAEIMQVDKNDIIGKTDADLDYPWIARYAESDRKILAGSGREKLEETITANGKTYHFMITKFPLRNANNEMIGICSIGTDFTEKMNYIRQEQEARQLAENAKKAQEVFLANMSHEIRTPMHGIVGMTHLLLQDGSLSAQQAGYVGAIRKSASNLLVIINEILDFSKIIAGKLQVNSEPFNIYEVTDNTLFPLKLQAEKKKIYFFTEIDKDIPAHLLGDAGRLSQVLINLVENAIKFTNTGSVSVKISLAGTDKDNSRIQLRFEIKDTGIGIPADKQSIIFESFSQSHSSNNREFGGTGLGLAICKELIALQHGVLGVQSEVGEGSLFYFELPFTRNPFPPPSKQERSPRSIAGKPLLGKTILVVEDNTISQQVALYTLQYGGANADIAGTGNAALELLNSKPYDCIIMDLQMPGMDGYEATRIIRNTGIQTCVIAVTASALEGEKERCLEAGMNDYVSKPFEPEELFQKILMGIGEAVPHPIEKQKTAAMPLLPIDFKFVFEMVSNDRENVKLLLEELIKVVPEKLAELNVLVQEEKWEDAFMLAHQLKSNFDIVRMHEAVQLARSVERDARLQNNLQEIPRKINEMAALFNRYRPLIEEQVRKLTASS
- a CDS encoding sensor protein KdpD, whose protein sequence is MTEKEHTVQHYLNLAGRAGRGKFKIYIGMSAGVGKTYRMLQEAHAMLRNGINIQIGYIETHGRAETHALLDGLPAIPRKQVFYKGKMLEEMDVNTILLLSPQWVVVDELAHTNIPGSKNEKRWQDVMELLNNGINVLSAVNIQHIESINQQVKSITGVEVTERVPDSMLQMADEVVNIDLTADELITRLKEGKIYDQSKVEMALRNFFQAEKILQLRELALKEVTTQVERKVETEIPRSQQMRHESFLACISTNDEVARKVIRKTARLAAYYHADWFVLYVQTPGESADKIALAAQRHLINNLKLATELGAEVIREQHASISEAIINIAVDKRITTVCIGKPHISLFRIIVRTSLFNQLLKTLSSNDIDLIILS